A stretch of DNA from Ferviditalea candida:
ATCACTTCCCCAAATTCATCTCCACCTACAAGGACAGCTTGACAATGGACGGTTTCAACTATTCACTCGAAATTCAGGACCAGCAGCTGAATGAATTTCTGAGAAACGAAAACCCCTTATTCACGCAGGTCACCTTTGCTTTTGAGCAAAATGAGCTGGTGATTAAAGGCATGCAGGATCAGATGAATGTGGAAATTCGCGGCTACTTTATTCTGGAGCAAAAGCCGGAAAATGTGCTGCGGTTTGTCATCACCCATCTGAAATTCAACGGGCTCGAGCTTCCCGACACCCGCCGCAACCAGCTTCAGGAACAATTTCAACTGGGCGTTTACCCGCAGAAGATCGCTTCTTTCCTGACGGCAACCGACGTCCGGATTGAAGCGAATAAACTCATCATCCATTTTGCCTTTAATTTGGGGCAGTAGCTCCATGAACCCCCGGAGTGATGCCGGAAGCCGTGCCGGATTCATTCCCCGGGGTTCTGAGCCAAATTCGGTCAACGGCTTTAGCAAGCTCTTCGGCTGAAGTCCGGCCTTCATAAAAACCGCGCATGCTTTCCCTCATTTGGGTGAATTTTTGCGGCGAAAACGGGTCTGCTTGCAGCACTCTGCCTGCTTTGACGGCCTGACGGATTTCCTGCAGATTTTTATCCTTCCCGGCCTGTGTATCCAATACCGCCGCCGCCGCGGGAAGGATGTTCGCTTCCGTCAGGAAGATCTCCTGATTCTTTTCGGCTGTGACCGCTTTAATCCAGTCAAACGCCTCTGTCACCGCATCCGATTGGGCGGCAACGCAAAAGCTTCTCCCATCCAGCCATCCTGCCTTGACGGATTCCCCCTTGCGAACTGCAGGCAGCATGCTGACGCCTATCCCGGCACTCCGATGATTCAAAAAATCGGATGCCCTTGCGATCATCATCGCAAAACTGCCCTGATTCAAGGCCGCCCACGGATCGGATCGCTTGGGAAAGATGTATTTGCCCAAGAGCTTGTCCTGCGCTTTTTCCTGCTTTTTGTCCGCCTTTTTGATCGTCGGAGTATAAACCGCTTCGAGCAATTTATCCAATCCGGCAGCTTTCTTGCCATCCGGCGAGGAAGAACCTTCTCCCGCCCAATCGCCGCCCAAAGCCCAAACCAGCGAAATCAGCGCATAAGGATCCTCCGGATCTATGTACACCATCGGCGCGTTTTCTTCCGGGCCCGCCAAAAGCTGAAGGCTCGACAGAAATTCTTGCGGTGTATTTGGGGGACCGTCAAGACCTTTTTGGGACAGGACCGTTTTATTCCATACCAACACATACGGATCCGCATCTTTCGGTATCCCCCAAATATAGCCGTTCCATTTCATCTGAGAAACCAGCGGCTCCAGTTCGTTCGCCTGATTCCGGCCGGTAAAAAAGTCCTCCGTTCGATAGGATAAAAATCCGGACGCGGCAAACTCGTTGACCCACCCGTTTGGAATCAGCAAAATGTCCGGCAGCACTCCAGATTGCGCGGCCGACTTTATCGAGGAATAGGCTTCATTCCCCGGAATGTTCTGCAGGGAAATGTCCGCGCCCGGATGATTCTCTTCATAGGCCTGATTGATTTTCTGCAAAGCGGTGAACTCCGCGGTGCTCATCGACACTGCCACTTTTAACGTCTTGCTGTCGCTTTCCGGCTTGGTTCCAGACGTTTGGCCGCCGCTGTCCCTGTTTGCTTGCCATTCCCGAGAAGAGACCCCTTGGTCGGGGCGGTCCATTAATTGACCAAACAGCACAAAGGCAAGCAAAATCATCGAAAACACAAACAGCAGCCAGGTCTTTCCGGACATCCCGATCTCTCCTTTATCAGCTGGCCCATGACAGCTTCATAGGGAACACTTCCCCTACTATAGCAAAAAATGAAAGGCTCATCCAATCATGCTTCTCATCATGTCGTCGACCGCTAAAGCAAATCTGCGGCAAGCTGGGCCAGACGGGAACGTTCTCCTTTCTCCAATGTGATGTGGCCGCTGACGGCTTCCTGCTTGAACCTTTCCACCACATAGGTCAATCCGTTGCTGGTGGCGTCCAAATAAGGATGATCGATCTGTTCGGGATCCCCCATCAGGATGATTTTGCTCCCTTCCCCGGCCCGGGAAACGATCGTCTTCACTTCATGCTTGGATAGATTTTGCGCTTCGTCGATGATGATAAACTGTCCCGGGATCGATCTCCCGCGAATGTAAGTGAGCGCCTCCACCTGAATGCTTCCCAAGCCCATCAGGATTTTATCAATATCCCCCGACTTTTTGGTATCGAACAAAAACTCCAGATTATCGTAAATCGGCTGCATCCAAGGCCGCAGCTTTTCTTCCTTTTCGCCGGGCAGGTATCCGATATCCTTGCCCATCGGCACAACCGGCCTGGCAATCAGCAGCTTCTTGTACTTGTGCTCATCTTCCACCTTCATCAAGCCGGCTGCCAAAGCCAACAGCGTTTTGCCCGTTCCCGCCTTGCCGGTGATGGTCACAAGTGAAATGTCATCGTTCAGCAGCAGCTCGAGTGCCATTCTCTGTTGGGCGTTGCGCGCCCCGATCCCCCATACGGGATCATTTCCAAGATGCAAGGACTCCAGCCTTTTCGCATCCGGGCTCACTTTCAACAGAGCCGATTTGGAGCTCCCCATCTCGTCCTTCAGCAAAATGAATTCATTCGGATACAAATGATGATTCC
This window harbors:
- a CDS encoding PhoH family protein, with the translated sequence MKKVFVLDTNVLLHDPNSVYSFEDNEVVIPAVVLEEIDSKKRNIDEIGRNARYVSRLLDGLRAKGRLYDGVALETGGSIKVELNHKSFNKTQELFGEMTNDNRILSVALNYDTEEKQKDDPRPVVLVSKDTLVRIKADVLGITAEDYLTDRIPSFNDMYGGYVTIYVHPSLIDEFYNTRQLMAESLNGNHHLYPNEFILLKDEMGSSKSALLKVSPDAKRLESLHLGNDPVWGIGARNAQQRMALELLLNDDISLVTITGKAGTGKTLLALAAGLMKVEDEHKYKKLLIARPVVPMGKDIGYLPGEKEEKLRPWMQPIYDNLEFLFDTKKSGDIDKILMGLGSIQVEALTYIRGRSIPGQFIIIDEAQNLSKHEVKTIVSRAGEGSKIILMGDPEQIDHPYLDATSNGLTYVVERFKQEAVSGHITLEKGERSRLAQLAADLL
- a CDS encoding sugar ABC transporter substrate-binding protein; the encoded protein is MSGKTWLLFVFSMILLAFVLFGQLMDRPDQGVSSREWQANRDSGGQTSGTKPESDSKTLKVAVSMSTAEFTALQKINQAYEENHPGADISLQNIPGNEAYSSIKSAAQSGVLPDILLIPNGWVNEFAASGFLSYRTEDFFTGRNQANELEPLVSQMKWNGYIWGIPKDADPYVLVWNKTVLSQKGLDGPPNTPQEFLSSLQLLAGPEENAPMVYIDPEDPYALISLVWALGGDWAGEGSSSPDGKKAAGLDKLLEAVYTPTIKKADKKQEKAQDKLLGKYIFPKRSDPWAALNQGSFAMMIARASDFLNHRSAGIGVSMLPAVRKGESVKAGWLDGRSFCVAAQSDAVTEAFDWIKAVTAEKNQEIFLTEANILPAAAAVLDTQAGKDKNLQEIRQAVKAGRVLQADPFSPQKFTQMRESMRGFYEGRTSAEELAKAVDRIWLRTPGNESGTASGITPGVHGATAPN